From a region of the Candidatus Eremiobacteraceae bacterium genome:
- a CDS encoding glycine--tRNA ligase: MEEITALCKRRGFIFQSSELYGGVNGAWDYGPVGVELKRNVREAWWRDIVELRDDVVGLDSAILMAPAVWRASGHVENFHDQMVDCKTCKKRWRADHLTSDQCPACGNKTLTEPRAFNMMFKTSIGAMEDASSEAYLRPETAQGIFVDFKLAYQTARKKPPFGIAQIGKAFRNEITPGNFIFRSREFEQMELEYFVPTEPEAETMRWYDYWVNERFDWWMRLGVQHERLRKTAYAGKDLAHYSKATTDLEYDFPFGWGELEGIAHRGTFDLTQHVAASGKDLAFFDEESKEKYLPTVIEPSLGVDRALLVFLLDAFEREADRTVLHLHPRLAPYKAAVFPLVRNKPDIVELARTIEKSLRPSMRTTFDDSGNVGKRYYRQDEIGTPLCVTVDYDSLEQHDVTVRDRDTKAQVRVAVDSLGSYLRDRLADWSR, translated from the coding sequence ATGGAAGAGATCACGGCGCTGTGCAAGCGCCGCGGCTTTATCTTCCAGTCGAGCGAGCTGTACGGCGGCGTGAACGGCGCGTGGGACTACGGGCCGGTCGGCGTCGAGCTCAAACGCAACGTGCGCGAAGCATGGTGGCGCGACATCGTCGAACTGCGCGACGACGTCGTCGGGCTGGACAGCGCCATTCTCATGGCTCCGGCTGTATGGCGCGCATCCGGGCACGTCGAAAATTTTCACGACCAGATGGTCGACTGCAAGACGTGCAAGAAGCGCTGGCGCGCCGACCATCTCACGAGCGATCAGTGTCCTGCGTGCGGCAACAAGACGCTCACCGAACCGCGTGCGTTCAACATGATGTTCAAGACGTCCATCGGCGCTATGGAAGACGCGTCGTCCGAAGCGTATCTGCGCCCCGAAACCGCGCAAGGCATCTTCGTCGACTTCAAGCTGGCCTACCAGACCGCGCGGAAAAAGCCGCCGTTCGGCATCGCGCAGATCGGCAAAGCTTTCCGCAACGAGATCACACCGGGCAACTTCATCTTTCGCTCGCGCGAATTCGAGCAGATGGAGCTCGAGTATTTCGTGCCGACCGAACCGGAAGCCGAGACCATGCGCTGGTACGACTATTGGGTGAACGAGCGCTTCGACTGGTGGATGCGGCTGGGCGTGCAGCACGAACGCCTGCGCAAGACCGCTTATGCCGGCAAGGATCTCGCCCATTACAGCAAGGCCACCACCGACCTCGAATACGATTTTCCGTTCGGTTGGGGCGAGCTTGAAGGGATCGCGCACCGCGGTACGTTCGACCTCACGCAACACGTCGCGGCGAGCGGCAAAGACCTCGCGTTCTTCGACGAAGAGTCGAAGGAGAAATATCTGCCGACCGTCATTGAGCCGTCGCTCGGCGTCGATCGCGCGCTGCTCGTCTTCTTGCTCGACGCGTTCGAGCGCGAAGCCGATCGCACGGTGCTTCACTTGCACCCGCGTCTCGCGCCCTACAAAGCGGCGGTCTTTCCACTCGTCCGCAACAAACCGGACATCGTCGAGCTGGCGCGCACCATCGAAAAATCGCTGCGGCCGTCGATGCGGACGACCTTTGATGATTCCGGCAACGTAGGGAAGCGGTACTATCGCCAAGACGAGATCGGGACGCCGCTATGCGTCACCGTGGACTACGATTCGCTCGAACAGCACGACGTCACGGTGCGAGACCGCGACACCAAAGCGCAGGTGCGCGTGGCGGTCGACAGCCTGGGATCATACCTTCGCGACAGACTCGCCGATTGGAGCCGTTAG
- a CDS encoding helix-turn-helix transcriptional regulator gives MTDKKLPWNDLGEFIRAQRELAHLSLRQLAGLTKVSNPYLSQVERGLYKPSAEVLKSIASALQISAETMYNQAGLLDDEPGTKGHDAGRVEQAIHGDSRLTKDQKETLLRIYRGFTQHT, from the coding sequence ATGACCGACAAGAAACTGCCCTGGAACGACCTTGGCGAGTTCATCCGCGCGCAGCGGGAGCTTGCCCATCTTTCGTTGCGTCAGCTCGCCGGGCTGACCAAGGTATCGAACCCATACTTGAGCCAGGTCGAGCGTGGCTTATACAAGCCGTCCGCGGAAGTCCTCAAAAGCATTGCAAGCGCACTTCAGATCTCGGCTGAGACCATGTACAACCAGGCCGGCCTGCTCGACGACGAGCCAGGCACCAAGGGCCACGATGCGGGACGAGTCGAGCAAGCCATCCACGGCGATTCGCGCTTGACGAAGGACCAAAAGGAGACGTTGCTCCGTATTTACCGGGGATTCACCCAACATACTTGA
- a CDS encoding ATP-binding cassette domain-containing protein: MLEVDRISKSFGAVTAVSDLSFLVKRGTIFGLLGPNGAGKTTTIRMVLDILTPDSGEVRWDGKRVDGDSRRTFGYLPEERGLYPKMKVIDQLMFLARLHGVADVNAKKRIDELATALHLTDKLQSVPTELSKGNQQKVQFIAAVVHEPPLLVLDEPFAGFDPINVQVVKASIRDLVARGTTVMLSSHRMEQVEELCEDICIIDRSRAVLAGNLREIKRGYPEKTITVSTSLNDIYIAAVKPEEASA, encoded by the coding sequence ATGCTTGAAGTCGACCGGATCTCCAAGTCATTCGGCGCGGTCACGGCCGTCAGCGACCTATCGTTTTTGGTCAAGCGGGGCACCATATTCGGCCTGCTGGGGCCGAACGGCGCGGGCAAGACCACCACGATCAGGATGGTCCTCGACATCTTGACGCCCGACAGCGGCGAAGTGCGCTGGGACGGAAAGCGCGTGGACGGCGATTCGCGCCGCACGTTCGGATATTTGCCCGAAGAGCGCGGCCTCTATCCGAAGATGAAGGTGATCGATCAGCTCATGTTCTTGGCGCGCCTACACGGCGTCGCCGATGTGAACGCTAAGAAGCGCATCGACGAATTGGCCACCGCGCTTCACCTGACCGACAAGCTCCAGTCGGTGCCGACGGAGCTTTCCAAGGGCAACCAGCAGAAAGTGCAGTTCATCGCCGCAGTGGTGCACGAACCGCCCCTGCTCGTGCTCGACGAGCCGTTCGCCGGCTTCGACCCCATCAACGTCCAAGTGGTGAAGGCTTCGATCCGCGATCTCGTCGCACGCGGCACGACGGTGATGCTCTCGAGCCACCGCATGGAACAGGTCGAGGAATTGTGCGAGGACATCTGCATCATCGACCGCTCACGCGCAGTGCTTGCCGGCAATCTGCGTGAGATCAAACGCGGCTATCCGGAGAAGACGATCACGGTGAGCACGTCCTTGAACGACATCTACATCGCCGCTGTGAAGCCCGAAGAGGCAAGCGCATGA
- a CDS encoding ABC transporter permease: protein MSVTWILIRREFIERVRQKSFLWATALGAVGIILLALLPQVLSSFSHSNATRLLIVAPDATSAADTLLSLKSTGDALTVASMHANGPDLPPPVRSQMGKDVYDAALVEYRDEHHHLAYAYYPKTSSALSDSGTIHDAVQRAALLGDAGPQRPAIERSLKFKFEVHSLNTRYKNEADEFFSIGIVYFLLVILYIAVIVYGMQVATGVIEEKANRIMEIMIGAVRPSQLLAGKIFGISAVALLQLTINAVAAAVAAVIAGVLYGAGAAAQNATTAAASSPQAQAAMNRILSEGLPSVPWATLGFLIVFFFLGFFTYAAIFAGIGSLLSKPEEVQQYSTVFMSPLIAAYILAIFALQQPDIPLVKWGSMIPLVSPMLMFTRISTSSVPWWQIVISIGASIITIWGLTIFAGKLYRVGVLMYGKPPSVKEIWRALRAPT, encoded by the coding sequence ATGAGCGTCACGTGGATCCTCATCCGGCGTGAGTTCATCGAGCGGGTCCGGCAGAAGTCGTTTCTCTGGGCCACCGCGCTCGGCGCGGTCGGCATCATCCTTCTCGCGCTGCTCCCGCAAGTGCTCAGCTCGTTCTCGCATTCCAATGCCACACGACTGTTGATCGTCGCGCCGGATGCCACGTCAGCCGCGGACACGCTCCTGTCGCTAAAATCGACGGGTGATGCTCTTACGGTCGCCTCGATGCACGCGAACGGACCCGATTTGCCACCACCGGTGCGGTCTCAGATGGGCAAGGACGTCTACGACGCCGCTCTCGTCGAATATCGCGACGAGCATCATCATCTCGCGTACGCGTACTATCCGAAGACATCGTCCGCGCTGTCGGATTCGGGCACGATTCACGACGCGGTGCAACGAGCCGCGTTGCTCGGCGATGCAGGTCCGCAACGCCCCGCGATCGAGAGATCGCTCAAGTTCAAATTTGAAGTGCACAGTCTGAACACGCGCTATAAGAACGAGGCGGACGAATTCTTCTCGATCGGCATCGTCTATTTCTTGCTCGTCATCTTGTATATCGCCGTCATCGTCTACGGCATGCAGGTGGCCACCGGCGTGATCGAAGAGAAAGCCAACCGCATCATGGAGATCATGATCGGCGCGGTGCGGCCGTCGCAACTGCTCGCCGGTAAGATATTCGGTATTAGCGCGGTTGCGTTGCTGCAGCTTACCATCAACGCGGTTGCTGCCGCGGTCGCGGCCGTCATCGCGGGGGTGCTCTACGGGGCAGGCGCCGCCGCGCAAAACGCGACTACTGCCGCGGCGTCATCACCGCAAGCGCAGGCCGCGATGAACCGCATTCTCTCGGAGGGCCTGCCGAGCGTGCCGTGGGCGACGCTCGGCTTTCTGATCGTGTTCTTCTTCCTCGGCTTCTTCACGTACGCGGCCATCTTCGCCGGCATCGGTTCTCTGCTTTCGAAGCCGGAAGAAGTGCAGCAATACAGCACGGTCTTCATGTCACCGCTCATCGCGGCCTACATCCTCGCGATCTTCGCGCTGCAGCAGCCGGACATCCCCCTCGTCAAGTGGGGTTCGATGATTCCACTAGTCAGCCCGATGTTGATGTTCACACGCATATCGACGTCCAGCGTGCCGTGGTGGCAGATCGTGATTTCGATCGGCGCTTCGATCATCACGATATGGGGCCTCACGATTTTCGCCGGCAAGCTGTATCGCGTCGGTGTACTGATGTACGGAAAGCCGCCGTCGGTCAAGGAGATCTGGCGGGCGCTGCGCGCCCCGACGTAA